In a single window of the Biomphalaria glabrata chromosome 5, xgBioGlab47.1, whole genome shotgun sequence genome:
- the LOC106064963 gene encoding probable global transcription activator SNF2L2 isoform X2: MSEDSIYSQQQHMMSPMANRGKQMQGAMGQNMHPNMGGPGQQGMPMPNQGPGLTGMSPGHQMMQSGPGPNMGPGGPNTNIGSNQNMPMGSLGQNAIGGSLGGHGSPGIQMNNTIPPSSIGVMSNSIGGIPMQGIQDNTMPNASMGNMPPSGSAMPMQGHGQPPQSLVSGQMQSQGMGGPVQGMPPAMPGSSSSPNLSGSQMAGGAMGPPNQSVDPSTSQNQPGMPGGPPGPPRQTFNQAQLHQLRAQIKAYKLLSCNAPIPDTLRMAIEGKRPMAPFPGRPDGDPLQMQKIRMMQPGGHPQQPPQQHMQQQMGQGRGHNVGMQGPPPPQQDPSQQRMLGPPHQQQMQPQQIGVVGQQQAMQQQQQSQVLANLNKQNKIAPVSKPQGLDPLELLKERENRVGARIAHRIQELSKMPATMPEDMKLKGMIELRALRLLNFQRSLRAEVISTMRKDTTLETALNPKAYKRSKRQSLREARVTEKLEKQQKMEQDRKKRQKHQEYLNAVLQHAKDFKDFHRNVVAKIGKLNRAVITFHTNTEREQKKEQERIEKERMRRLMAEDEEGYRKLIDQKKDKRLAYLLSQTDEYVNSLATLVKEHKEEQRKKKQKKRKKKSSEDDTTLGEKRVKVMDPETGTVLSGDQAPLASQLEAWLEMNPNFQVAPKDDEEEEEEDDDESGEDEEEPEQEIEAQEENQSHADDDGEQNYYTLAHTIKEKITEQASILINGKLKEYQLKGLEWLVSLYNNNLNGILADEMGLGKTIQTIALITYLMERKHVNGPFLIIVPLSTLSNWMMEFDKWAPSVVKIPYKGSPNVRRTLAPQLKSTKFNVLLTTYEYIIKDKATLSKIRWKYMIIDEGHRMKNHHCKLTVILNTYYNAPNRLLLTGTPLQNKLPELWALLNFLLPSIFKACATFEQWFNAPFAMTGEKVELNQEETLLIIRRLHKVLRPFLLRRLKKEVESQLPEKVEYVIKCDMSALQRLIYNHMQSRGVLLTDGSEKDKKGKAGTKTLMNTIMQLRKICNHPFMFQHIEEAIADHLGIHGSISGPELYRSSGKFELLDRILPKLKQTNHKVLLFCQMTSLMSIMEDYFVYRGFRYLRLDGTTKSEDRGQLLNMFNSKDSPYFIFLLSTRAGGLGLNLQTADTVVIFDSDWNPHQDLQAQDRAHRIGQKNEVRVLRLMTVNSVEERIQAAARYKLNVDSKVIQAGMFDNKSTTSERKQFLQALLTQEADEDEEEDEFPDDETINQMIARTEDEFELFQRMDIERRRSEARDGNRKPRLMEEGELPLWIVKDDKEVERLTMEDEEDKLFGRGNRARKEVDYSDSLTEKQWLRAIEDGNLDEVVEEVSKKPKKPKKRKSEAATPSSSRKKQIDPLDDEPKEKKRRGRPPLEKQLPNPPAITKVMRKLYNIVVNYKDNNGRLLSSMFMHLPSKKLMPEYYEIIQNPIDFKKISTRISTHRYRTLDELEADIIELCQNAQSFNMEGSVIYEDSIVLQSVCTNAREKLEKDMAKGKQEDSSTEEENNSEEDEKEEESEEDCDDEDSQAPRSRKKKEGGGKKSKEAEKPRKNAKRRASVKVRHPIISDEESEEEKDEDDDRRPSSRCSSRLSSASSSKKH, from the exons ATGAGTGAGGACTCAATTTATTCCCAACAGCAGCATATGATGTCCCCAATGGCAAATCGTGGAAAACAAATGCAAGGTGCCATGGGACAAAACATGCATCCTAATATGGGGGGCCCTGGGCAGCAAGGCATGCCTATGCCTAATCAAGGGCCTGGATTGACCGGAATGTCACCTGGACATCAAATGATGCAGAGTGGGCCAGGACCTAACATGGGGCCTGGTGGTCCCAATACAAATATTGGTAGTAATCAAAACATGCCAATGGGTAGCCTCGGCCAGAACGCTATAGGTGGAAGTTTAGGGGGCCATGGATCTCCAGGGATACAGATGAACAATACTATCCCTCCATCTTCTATTGGTGTTATGTCTAATTCTATTGGAGGTATACCTATGCAAGGAATACAGGATAACACAATGCCTAATGCTTCAATGGGCAATATGCCTCCATCTGGATCAGCCATGCCAATGCAAGGTCATGGTCAGCCTCCACAAAGTTTGGTTTCAGGACAGATGCAAAGTCAAGGAATGGGTGGCCCAGTTCAAGGAATGCCACCAGCAATGCCAGGAAGTAGTTCCAGTCCTAATCTTTCTGGTTCTCAGATGGCAGGTGGTGCCATGGGGCCCCCCAATCAAAGTGTTGATCCAAGCACTAGTCAGA ATCAACCAGGAATGCCTGGTGGTCCTCCAGGTCCTCCTAGACAAACATTTAATCAGGCACAGCTTCATCAGTTACGTGCACAGATTAAAGCTTATAAACTTCTTTCTTGCAATGCTCCAATTCCTGACACTTTGCGAATGGCAATAGAGGGTAAACGGCCTATGGCACCTTTCCCAGGTAGACCAG atgGGGACCCACTTCAAATGCAAAAGATTCGTATGATGCAGCCGGGTGGTCATCCACAGCAACCTCCACAGCAACACATGCAGCAACAAATGGGACAGGGTCGAGGACATAATGTTGGCATGCAAGGGCCACCACCACCTCAGCAAGATCCTTCTCAACAGCGTATGCTAGGACCCCCACACCAACAGCAGATGCAGCCTCAACAAATAGGAGTTGTTGGTCAGCAGCAAGCAatgcagcaacaacaacaatctCAAGTTCTGGCAAATCTcaataagcaaaataaaattgctCCAGTGTCCAAACCACAAGGATTAGATCCCCTTGAATTATTAAAAGAAAGGGAAAATAG AGTTGGTGCAAGGATAGCTCATCGTATACAAGAACTGTCGAAAATGCCAGCAACTATGCCAGAAGATATGAAACTCAAAGGCATGATTGAGCTTAGAGCATTGCGTCTACTGAATTTCCAAAGATCT cTGCGAGCTGAAGTGATTTCAACCATGCGGAAAGATACAACATTGGAGACAGCCTTAAATCCAAAGGCATACAAACGCAGTAAGCGCCAGTCTCTGCGGGAAGCCAGAGTGacagaaaaacttgaaaaacaacaaaaaatggaaCAGGATAGAAAAAAACGCCAAAAGCACCAG GAATATTTGAATGCTGTTTTACAACACGCTAAAGATTTTAAAGATTTTCATCGAAATGTTGTGGCCAAAATTGGTAAACTCAACAGAGCTGTTATCACATTTCATACTAACACTGAAAGAGAACAGAAGAAAGAACAGGAAAGAATTGAGAAGGAACGTATGAGGAGACTGATG GCTGAAGATGAGGAAGGCTACAGAAAGCTTATTGATCAAAAGAAAGATAAGCGTTTAGCCTATCTTTTGTCCCAGACAGATGAATATGTTAACAGTTTGGCTACTCTTGTCAAAGAACATAAAGAAGAACaaaggaaaaagaaacaaaagaagagaaagaagaag AGTTCTGAAGATGATACTACTCTAGGAGAGAAAAGAGTGAAGGTGATGGATCCTGAAACTGGAACAGTTCTATCAGGCGATCAGGCTCCTTTAGCTAGTCAATTGGAGGCTTGGCTAGAGATGAATCCTAA CTTTCAAGTTGCACCTAAGGAtgatgaggaagaagaagaagaggatgATGATGAAAGTGGTGAAGAT GAAGAAGAACCAGAACAAGAAATTGAAGCCCAAGAAGAAAA ccAAAGTCATGCTGATGATGATGGTGAACAAAATTACTACACACTTGCTCACACTATTAAAGAGAAAATCACAGAGCAAGCTTCCATCTTAATTAATGGAAAATTAAAAGAATATCAG TTGAAAGGTCTGGAATGGCTTGTTTCACTTTACAACAACAATCTTAATGGAATCCTGGCTGATGAAATGGGTTTAGGTAAAACTATCCAGACTATTGCTCTTATCACCTATCTAATGGAAAGAAAACATGTCAATGGGCCATTTTTAATTATTGTCCCTCTCTC AACTTTGTCTAACTGGATGATGGAATTTGATAAATGGGCGCCTTCGGTTGTGAAAATTCCATACAAAGGTTCTCCTAATGTGAGACGTACTCTAGCTCCTCAGCTCAAGTCAACAAAATTCAATGTACTTTTGACTACTTATGAGTACATCATTAAAGATAAAGCTACTCTTTCTAAG ATACGTTGGAAATACATGATCATTGATGAGGGTCACAGAATGAAGAATCACCACTGCAAGCTCACTGTCATTCTTAACACGTACTACAATGCTCCAAACAGGCTTCTGCTCACTGGAACACCTCTACAA aacAAGCTTCCAGAATTGTGGGCTCTGCTTAACTTCTTGCTGCCATCCATCTTCAAAGCCTGTGCCACTTTTGAACAATGGTTCAATGCACCCTTTGCAATGACAGGTGAAAAG GTAGAGTTGAATCAGGAAGAAACATTGTTGATCATTCGACGTTTACATAaagtgttgaggcctttcttgTTGAGGCGCCTCAAAAAAGAAGTTGAATCTCAATTACCAGAAAAG GTTGAGTATGTGATCAAATGCGACATGTCAGCACTCCAGAGATTAATTTATAATCACATGCAGTCCAGGGGTGTTCTTCTTACTGATGGTTCAGAAAAAGATAAAAAG GGCAAAGCTGGCACTAAGACACTTATGAACACTATCATGCAGTTGAGAAAGATTTGTAATCATCCCTTTATGTTTCAACATATTGAGGAAGCTATTGCTGACCACTTGGGAATTCATGGCAGTATCAGCGG GCCTGAACTTTACCGTTCTTCTGGAAAATTTGAGCTACTAGATAGAATACTTCCTAAgctgaaacaaacaaatcacAAAGTTCTGTTGTTTTGTCAAATGACATCATTGATGAGTATCATGGAGGACTACTTTGTTTATAGAG gattcCGCTACCTTCGTCTGGATGGAACCACAAAATCAGAAGACAGAGGCCAGCTATTAAATATGTTCAATTCTAAAGATTCTCCATACTTTATCTTCCTGCTTAGTACACGAGCTGGTGGTTTGGGTCTTAACTTGCAGACTGCTGATACTGTGGTCATATTTGATTCAGATTGGAATCCTCATCAG GATCTACAAGCACAGGACAGAGCTCATCGTATTGGCCAGAAGAATGAAGTCAGAGTTCTAAGACTTATGACTGTCAATTCTGTTGAAGAACGCATTCAAGCTGCAGCCAGATATAAACTGAATGTTGACTCAAAGGTCATCCAGGCTGGTATGTTTGACAATAAATCCACTACATCTGAGAGAAAACAGTTTTTGCAAGCTTTGCTCACCCAAGAAGCTGATGAAGATGAG GAGGAAGATGAGTTTCCAGATGATGAGACTATAAATCAAATGATTGCCAGGACAGAAGATGAGTTTGAATTGTTCCAA CGAATGGACATTGAACGCAGAAGGTCAGAAGCCAGAGATGGCAATCGCAAACCTCGCTTAATGGAAGAAGGTGAACTTCCATTATGGATTGTTAAAGATGACAAAGAAGTAGAGAGGCTTACAATGGAAGATGAAGAAGATAAATTATTTGGTAGAGGAAATCGGGCTCGTAAAGAAGTAGATTATTCTGATTCATTGACTGAAAAACAATGGCTCAGG gctattGAAGATGGAAATTTAGATGAAGTTGTTGAAGAAGTTTCTAAAAAACCAAAGAAACCAAAAAAGCGAAAGTCAGAGGCTGCCACACCAAGTAgcagtagaaaaaaacaaattgacccACTTGATGATGagcctaaagaaaaaaagaggcgTGGCCGTCCACCATTGGAGAAGCAGCTGCCAAATCCCCCAGCCATTACGAAAGTAATGAGGAAACTCTACAACATTGTAGTCAACTATAAAGACAA cAATGGTCGGTTACTGAGTAGTATGTTCATGCATCTACCTTCCAAAAAGCTCATGCCAGAATACTACGAAATCATTCAGAATCCTATAGATTTCAAGAAAATTTCT ACCCGTATTTCCACACATCGCTATCGTACTCTGGATGAGCTTGAAGCAGACATTATAGAGCTATGTCAGAATGCTCAAAGTTTCAATATGGAGGGTTCTGTT ATATATGAAGATTCAATCGTTCTACAATCAGTTTGTACAAATGCTAGGGAGAAACTTGAAAAAGACATGGCTAAAGGCAAACAAGAGGATTCTTCAACAGAAGAAGAAAACAATAGTGAAGAAgatgagaaagaagaagaaagtgaAGAAGATTGTGATGATGAAGACA GTCAGGCTCCTCGTTCTAGAAAAAAGAAGGAAGGTGGAGGCAAGAAATCTAAAGAa GCTGAAAAACCTCGTAAAAATGCTAAGAGAAGAGCTTCTGTTAAAGTGAGACATCCTATAATAAGTGATGAAGAAAGTGAAGAAGAGAAG gatgaagatgatgatcggAGACCTTCATCAAGATGCTCTTCAAGATTATCATCTGCCAGCAGCAGTAAAAAACATTAA